The Cydia amplana chromosome 21, ilCydAmpl1.1, whole genome shotgun sequence genome includes a window with the following:
- the LOC134658016 gene encoding uncharacterized protein LOC134658016, with the protein MFICFMCSIETANHQDLIHHYKTSHNLGHNSIYRCAQSNCFRAFQSLRSFRRHIVSHNVSDRNIYSELAPSLNFNTDNMIENYNNLDITDNTQDTCNVNACCSNLQPTSESFSKKNENVRKSTAAFALSLYSNPYLNRKCAMKIIDDVSELVTGVIGTMLSELSPNDDTPNKNIVEAISHSFDGLDTESQVIKYFSDRNIYTPPKKFTINENVTVNTGNSTVMLRPMSETGAIVPLRAVLKQIFELPNFLKCSTSIPDVQSISNFTQGNMWKQKLVGKMDENSLYIPYFLYFDDFECNNPLGSHAGVHSIAATYYTFPTLSADHASLLENIFVAMLHKSSSKSHGNASIYYELIKELKSLEQNGIDLEISEGVFKVYFILGMIIGDNLGLNTVLGFAKSFSSNYYCRICKAHKNIMGKQCKQDDGLMRNRHNYNTDVEINNVTMTGISERCVFNDISTFHVVDNFCVDIMHDIFEGVCHYDLTHIIVYFTESITLFTLNNLNNRLQLFDYGSGELNDRCGIIKHEHLMKSKFNMSASEMMLFVHIFPLLVGDLIPEDDEVWQFFITLLEIIDILLCRDIDNSTLLYLEALISEHHESYVKLFHDTLKPKHHFMVHYPHVIKQVGPLRLIWCMRFEAKHKQLKRTASLITSRKNLPLTLLIKEQLTLAHRLYTGKGCETRIELGTRISEPLNNIHDYLKDVIISDDVNLSNALNWVYYNGIKYVPGIILIISNRTCYNFFKIKFICVSSSSNNIYFLTEQIDCIGFNYHLQAHQLHQRETGLYRLIMPQDLIYAPTFCHIISNGDSYCRIKYI; encoded by the coding sequence ATGTTTATTTGCTTCATGTGTTCGATCGAAACAGCAAACCATCAAGATCTTATTCATCATTACAAAACTAGTCACAATCTCGGTCATAACTCGATTTATCGATGTGCACAATCGAATTGTTTCAGAGCATTTCAAAGTTTGCGTTCCTTTCGTCGTCATATAGTTAGTCATAATGTCTCGGACCGGAATATATATTCAGAATTAGCCCCGTCGCTTAATTTTAACACTGATAACATGATCgaaaattacaataatttagACATAACAGATAATACTCAGGATACATGTAATGTTAATGCATGCTGTAGTAATCTGCAACCCACATCTGAAAGTTTCAGtaagaaaaatgaaaatgtacgGAAGTCTACTGCAGCATTTGCATTATCGTTGTATAGCAATCCTTATTTAAATCGTAAATGCGCTATGAAAATAATTGACGATGTTTCAGAACTAGTAACTGGTGTTATTGGAACTATGTTGTCTGAACTCTCACCTAATGACGATACACCGAATAAAAACATAGTTGAAGCAATTTCCCATTCTTTCGACGGTTTGGATACTGAAAGtcaagtaattaaatatttttctgaCCGTAATATTTACacacccccaaaaaaatttacAATTAATGAAAATGTTACTGTAAATACAGGAAATTCTACGGTAATGCTAAGACCTATGTCGGAAACTGGAGCGATAGTACCTTTAAGAgcagttttaaaacaaatatttgaacTACCCAACTTTCTAAAATGCAGCACTAGTATTCCTGATGTTCAATCTATATCAAATTTTACACAAGGTAATATGTGGAAGCAAAAATTGGTCGGAAAAATGGATGAAAATAGCTTATACATTCCATATTTTCTGTATTTTGATGATTTCGAATGTAATAACCCCCTGGGTAGTCATGCTGGAGTCCATTCTATCGCTGCTACCTATTACACATTTCCAACGTTGTCAGCGGATCATGCTTCACtattagaaaatatatttgttgcaaTGTTGCATAAATCATCTAGCAAAAGTCATGGAAATGCTTCAATTTATTACGAACTTATAAAGGAGTTAAAGAGTTTAGAACAAAATGGCATAGATTTAGAAATCAGTGAAGGTGTTtttaaagtatattttatactagGGATGATCATTGGTGACAATTTGGGACTAAACACCGTTCTTGGATTTGCTAAATCATTTTCTAGTAACTATTATTGTAGAATATGTAAGGCTCATAAAAATATAATGGGAAAACAGTGCAAGCAAGATGACGGTTTAATGCGCAATCGACACAATTATAACACTGATGTCGAAATTAACAATGTAACAATGACAGGAATAAGTGAACGATGTGTATTTAATGATATTAGCACTTTTCATGTTGTTGATAATTTTTGTGTTGACATTATGCATGATATATTTGAAGGTGTTTGCCATTATGATCTGACTcatattattgtgtattttaCAGAAAGCATCACATTGTTCACtttaaataacttgaataatagGTTACAATTATTTGACTACGGATCTGGTGAGCTAAATGATAGATGTGGAATAATAAAACATGAACATTTAATGAAAAGCAAATTTAACATGTCTGCATCTGAAATGATGttatttgtacacatatttccTTTATTGGTGGGAGACTTAATACCTGAAGATGACGAAGTATGGCAGTTTTTTATTACACTGctagaaattattgatattttactTTGTAGGGATATCGATAATAGCACACTGTTGTATTTAGAAGCCTTAATAAGCGAACATCACGAAAGTTATGTCAAACTGTTTCACGACACCTTAAAACCGAAGCACCATTTTATGGTGCATTATCCGCATGTTATAAAGCAAGTAGGACCTTTGAGACTAATATGGTGTATGCGATTCGAAGCCAAAcacaaacaattgaaaagaacgGCATCTCTTATAACGTCTAGGAAAAACTTGCCATTgactttattaataaaagaacaaTTGACTCTTGCTCACAGACTTTACACTGGAAAAGGATGTGAAACAAGAATAGAGTTGGGTACTAGGATATCTGAACCACTGAATAATATTCATGATTATCTTAAAGATGTTATTATTTCTGACGATGTAAATTTATCAAATGCTCTTAATTGGGTTTATTATAACGGTATAAAATACGTACCAGGAATAATTCTAATAATTTCTAATCGGACAtgctacaatttttttaagataaaatttatttgtgtttcgTCATCAAGTAATAACATCTATTTTCTAACAGAACAAATTGATTGTATAGGATTCAATTATCACTTGCAAGCACACCAGCTGCATCAAAGAGAAACTGGTTTATATAGACTAATTATGCCACAAGATCTTATTTACGCACCAactttttgtcatattatcTCTAATGGAGACTCTTACTGCAGaatcaaatatatttag